In Clostridium omnivorum, the DNA window CTTCCTCAATATTTTTCTCTTCTGCTATCCTACCTATATAAACAATAATATTGTCCTCTTCAGTGAGATTCAGTTCTTGAAGCATGGATCTTTTTTCTTCCATTGATACTTTTTTCTTAAATCTACTTATATCTATTCCTGTAGGAACTATAAACATATTAGTTTTGACACCATAGCCTTTAATTACCTTATCAACCTTTTTAGTGGGGACAACAACACCATCCATACTATTAAGCATATATCTAGTAATTGCTGCATTAGTTCTCTTATTTATAAGTTTTCCGTTCATTATATAAGTAAGATAATCCTCATATAGTGTATGATACGTATGAATTTGAGGTATATTTAATTTTTTAGCTATATACTTTGCTGCAAATAGTGTTGAAAATTCAGTCTGAGAATGTATTATATCCGGCTTCCATTCTAATAACTGCTTTATTAAATTTCCTGTAAATGGTATTCTAAATCTTGCATCAGGGTATATTCCTGTTTTTAAAGACTTTAAATAATATACATCTCCATTAATACATTCCTCACCGGTGCTTGATAAAGCCATTATTCTAACATCGTGCCCTTGTCTTTTTAATTCTTTATATAAATTATTTATAGATATTACTACACCATTTATCATTGGATAATATGTATCTGTAGTTATCAACACCTTCATATAAATCTTCCCCCATTCTAATAATGTTCTCAGCCTTTATTTACCATACACTAATATTACTATTGATATCTTAAAATAAATATATATATTTGTTTAAGATTTCCTTAATATTTTTTTATTCCTTATTATTTTAATTATGCAAAAAATCTTCGTGATTTAAACCACGAAGATTAAAAAAATTAGCATTTATTGCTCTTTATTTATTATTATTTGACATTAGCTTGGTTTTATTTGTACAACTTTGCATAGCAGATATTACAGTACCTCTAAAATTATTTTTCTCTAAGGTGTATACAGCCTCTATTGTTGTTCCACCTGGAGAACATACACTATCTTTTAAAGCCCCAGGATGTATTCCTGTTTCCAGCACCATCTTTGCGGCTCCCAATACTGCTTGTGCAGCAAGTTTATAAGCCTTTTCTCTTGGTATTCCATCTAATACTGCCCCATCGGCTAGAGCTTCTATAAACATATAAACATAAGCAGGTGATGAACCACTTACTGCTGGTATAGCATCCATAAGCTTCTCATCTATTAACTCCACCTTGCCAAAGCTCTCAAAAATCGCCAATACTTCTTCAAGATCCCCAGATTTTACATTACTATTGTGACAAATTGCACTCATACCTTCTCCTACTAAGGCTGGGGTATTAGGCATAGTTCTAACTACCTTAATATTCTTTTCAAATGCTTCTTCAATAAATTCTATAGTTATTCCTGCAGCAATAGTTACTATAGTAGCTTCGGGCTTTATTTGATCCTTTATTTGGTTAATTACTGCTGCATACATATTTGGCTTAACAGCAAGTATTATTATATCTGCGTTTTCTGCTACCTCTATGTTATTCTCAGCCGCTTTTATTCCATACCTTTCTGCTATTTCAACTAATTTATTCGAATGAAGATTACTTGCTATAACTTGTTCAGCTTTTACGAGACCTGAGTCTACGATTCCACCGATCATTGCTTGAGCCATATTTCCACAGCCTATAAATCCTATAATTTTATTCATATGAAATTTACCTCCTTTTAAATATGACACTTATTACTTTGCTTTTTTATCCTCTGTAAGACCATTATTAAAATCACAGTAAGGTGCTAATGGACATTCATCGCACTTAGGCTTTCTTGAATTGCATATTTTTCTTCCATGCCAAATTATATAATGATGTGCATCGCTCCACAGCTTTTTAGGAATATTCTTCATAAGCTGCTCTTCAACTTCCTCTGGAGTATTTCCCTTTGCAAGTCCCAATCTATTAGAAACTCTAAACACATGAGTATCCACAGCAATAGCTGGTACCCCATAAGCATTTGAAAGAACTACATTTGCTGTCTTCCTCCCTACTCCCGGAAGTTCAATAAGCTGCTCCATAGTTCTTGGAACTTCTCCATTATACTTTAGTAGCAGCTCTCTAGACGTAGCTAGTATATTTTTGCTTTTATTTTTGTAAAAACCACAACTTTTAATTATTTCTCCCAATTCTTCTTCAGTCAATGCCACCATTTTTTCTGCTGTATTATAATCCTTAAAAAGCACT includes these proteins:
- the proC gene encoding pyrroline-5-carboxylate reductase, with product MNKIIGFIGCGNMAQAMIGGIVDSGLVKAEQVIASNLHSNKLVEIAERYGIKAAENNIEVAENADIIILAVKPNMYAAVINQIKDQIKPEATIVTIAAGITIEFIEEAFEKNIKVVRTMPNTPALVGEGMSAICHNSNVKSGDLEEVLAIFESFGKVELIDEKLMDAIPAVSGSSPAYVYMFIEALADGAVLDGIPREKAYKLAAQAVLGAAKMVLETGIHPGALKDSVCSPGGTTIEAVYTLEKNNFRGTVISAMQSCTNKTKLMSNNNK
- a CDS encoding glycosyltransferase family 4 protein translates to MKVLITTDTYYPMINGVVISINNLYKELKRQGHDVRIMALSSTGEECINGDVYYLKSLKTGIYPDARFRIPFTGNLIKQLLEWKPDIIHSQTEFSTLFAAKYIAKKLNIPQIHTYHTLYEDYLTYIMNGKLINKRTNAAITRYMLNSMDGVVVPTKKVDKVIKGYGVKTNMFIVPTGIDISRFKKKVSMEEKRSMLQELNLTEEDNIIVYIGRIAEEKNIEEVMEYFAAARDKIEKLKLVIVGGGPYLEILREKASKLNLQPDIRFVGMVSPEETYKYYQLGQVFATASTSETQGLTYIEALASSLPVVCRYDSCVDGLIVNNETGFTYTNEQEFTSYMTRIFYDNELRKRLSSGAIKMAEEYSAENFGQNISNVYLKNYSKCVDLIPREVKIKNFIRHAVVRR
- the nth gene encoding endonuclease III; its protein translation is MNKATMKKAVEILQQNYSGAKCALNFNSPYELLIATMLSAQCTDERVNIVTSVLFKDYNTAEKMVALTEEELGEIIKSCGFYKNKSKNILATSRELLLKYNGEVPRTMEQLIELPGVGRKTANVVLSNAYGVPAIAVDTHVFRVSNRLGLAKGNTPEEVEEQLMKNIPKKLWSDAHHYIIWHGRKICNSRKPKCDECPLAPYCDFNNGLTEDKKAK